The following are encoded together in the Trichomycterus rosablanca isolate fTriRos1 chromosome 19, fTriRos1.hap1, whole genome shotgun sequence genome:
- the pfkfb1 gene encoding 6-phosphofructo-2-kinase/fructose-2,6-bisphosphatase 1 isoform X1 → MMSTEENELTQTPLLKIWVPWAGGSLNQRRGSSRPQFTNSPTLIVMVGLPARGKTYISRKLTRYLNWIGVPTQVFNLGQYRRDAVSYKNYEFFRPDNEEAMKIRRACVLNALKDIANYLNKDQGQVAVFDATNTTRERRGVIISFVKERGYKVFFIESICDDPEIIEANIMEVKVSSPDYVNCDKEEAVDDFLKRIECYKTTYVSLDEEKDKNLSYIKIFNVGSKYLVNRVQDHIQSRIVYYLMNIHVTPRCIYLSRHGESELNLQGRIGGDSGLSSQGKSYATALAEFIRSQDIKDLKVWTSHMKRTIQTAETLEVMYEQWKPLNEIDAGVCEDMTYEEIQENFPEEFAMRDQDKYRYRYPKGESYEDLVHRLEPVIMELERQENVLVICHQAVMRCLLAYFLDKSSDELPYLKCPLHTVLKLTPMAYGCKVESVYLNIKAVNTHREKPSNVDVTRLPEEALLTVPEHF, encoded by the exons ATGATGTCCACCGAGGAGAATGAACTTACTCAGACACCCTTGCTCAAGATCTGGGTGCCATGGGCTGGAGGCTCCCTCAACCAAAGGAGAGGCT CCTCAAGACCTCAGTTCACAAACTCCCCAACCTTGATTGTAATGGTGGGTCTTCCTGCCAGAGGAAAGACTTATATCTCCAGGAAACTCACACGCTACCTCAACTGGATTGGTGTCCCAACTCAAG TCTTTAATTTGGGCCAGTACAGAAGAGATGCAGTCAGTTACAAAAACTATGAATTCTTTCGTCCAGACAATGAAGAGGCCATGAAGATCCGCAG AGCCTGTGTTTTAAATGCCCTTAAGGACATTGCTAACTACCTCAACAAGGACCAAGGACAAGTAGCG GTATTTGATGCCACTAACACCACCAGGGAGAGAAGAGGGGTCATCATCAGCTTTGTCAAGGAAAGGGGCTACAAG GTATTCTTCATCGAGTCCATTTGTGATGATCCAGAAATAATTGAGGCAAATATAATG GAAGTGAAAGTGAGTAGCCCGGACTATGTGAACTGTGACAAGGAAGAGGCGGTGGATGATTTCCTGAAGAGGATAGAATGCTACAAGACGACCTATGTTAGCCTGGACGAGGAAAAGGACAA GAATCTGTCCTATATTAAGATTTTCAACGTGGGCTCCAAGTATTTGGTGAACAGAGTCCAGGATCATATCCAGAGCCGGATAGTTTACTACCTCATGAACATCCATGTCACACCACGCTGCATATACCTTAGCCGGCATGGGGAGAGCGAGCTGAACCTGCAGGGACGCATCGGAGGGGACTCTGGGCTCTCCTCACAAGGCAAAAGT TATGCTACAGCCCTTGCAGAGTTCATCAGAAGTCAAGACATAAAAGATCTAAAAGTTTGGACGAGCCACATGAAAAGAACCATACAGACAGCCGAGACTCTTGAAGTTATGTACGAGCAGTGGAAGCCCTTGAATGAGATTGATGCT GGTGTCTGTGAAGACATGACATATGAAGAGATCCAGGAGAACTTCCCAGAGGAGTTTGCCATGAGAGACCAAGACAAGTATCGGTACAGATATCCCAAGGGAGAG TCTTATGAAGACCTGGTGCATCGTTTAGAGCCAGTCATCATGGAACTGGAGAGACAGGAGAATGTCTTGGTCATCTGCCACCAGGCAGTCATGCGATGTCTGTTGGCCTACTTTCTGGACAAAAGCTCAG ATGAACTTCCATACCTGAAATGTCCTCTCCATACTGTACTCAAACTAACACCCATGGCCTACG GATGCAAAGTGGAGTCTGTATATTTAAACATCAAGGCAgtcaacacacacagagaaaaaccTTCG AATGTGGATGTGACCAGACTACCAGAAGAAGCCCTGCTGACTGTTCCAGAGCATTTCTGA
- the pfkfb1 gene encoding 6-phosphofructo-2-kinase/fructose-2,6-bisphosphatase 1 isoform X2, protein MVGLPARGKTYISRKLTRYLNWIGVPTQVFNLGQYRRDAVSYKNYEFFRPDNEEAMKIRRACVLNALKDIANYLNKDQGQVAVFDATNTTRERRGVIISFVKERGYKVFFIESICDDPEIIEANIMEVKVSSPDYVNCDKEEAVDDFLKRIECYKTTYVSLDEEKDKNLSYIKIFNVGSKYLVNRVQDHIQSRIVYYLMNIHVTPRCIYLSRHGESELNLQGRIGGDSGLSSQGKSYATALAEFIRSQDIKDLKVWTSHMKRTIQTAETLEVMYEQWKPLNEIDAGVCEDMTYEEIQENFPEEFAMRDQDKYRYRYPKGESYEDLVHRLEPVIMELERQENVLVICHQAVMRCLLAYFLDKSSDELPYLKCPLHTVLKLTPMAYGCKVESVYLNIKAVNTHREKPSNVDVTRLPEEALLTVPEHF, encoded by the exons ATGGTGGGTCTTCCTGCCAGAGGAAAGACTTATATCTCCAGGAAACTCACACGCTACCTCAACTGGATTGGTGTCCCAACTCAAG TCTTTAATTTGGGCCAGTACAGAAGAGATGCAGTCAGTTACAAAAACTATGAATTCTTTCGTCCAGACAATGAAGAGGCCATGAAGATCCGCAG AGCCTGTGTTTTAAATGCCCTTAAGGACATTGCTAACTACCTCAACAAGGACCAAGGACAAGTAGCG GTATTTGATGCCACTAACACCACCAGGGAGAGAAGAGGGGTCATCATCAGCTTTGTCAAGGAAAGGGGCTACAAG GTATTCTTCATCGAGTCCATTTGTGATGATCCAGAAATAATTGAGGCAAATATAATG GAAGTGAAAGTGAGTAGCCCGGACTATGTGAACTGTGACAAGGAAGAGGCGGTGGATGATTTCCTGAAGAGGATAGAATGCTACAAGACGACCTATGTTAGCCTGGACGAGGAAAAGGACAA GAATCTGTCCTATATTAAGATTTTCAACGTGGGCTCCAAGTATTTGGTGAACAGAGTCCAGGATCATATCCAGAGCCGGATAGTTTACTACCTCATGAACATCCATGTCACACCACGCTGCATATACCTTAGCCGGCATGGGGAGAGCGAGCTGAACCTGCAGGGACGCATCGGAGGGGACTCTGGGCTCTCCTCACAAGGCAAAAGT TATGCTACAGCCCTTGCAGAGTTCATCAGAAGTCAAGACATAAAAGATCTAAAAGTTTGGACGAGCCACATGAAAAGAACCATACAGACAGCCGAGACTCTTGAAGTTATGTACGAGCAGTGGAAGCCCTTGAATGAGATTGATGCT GGTGTCTGTGAAGACATGACATATGAAGAGATCCAGGAGAACTTCCCAGAGGAGTTTGCCATGAGAGACCAAGACAAGTATCGGTACAGATATCCCAAGGGAGAG TCTTATGAAGACCTGGTGCATCGTTTAGAGCCAGTCATCATGGAACTGGAGAGACAGGAGAATGTCTTGGTCATCTGCCACCAGGCAGTCATGCGATGTCTGTTGGCCTACTTTCTGGACAAAAGCTCAG ATGAACTTCCATACCTGAAATGTCCTCTCCATACTGTACTCAAACTAACACCCATGGCCTACG GATGCAAAGTGGAGTCTGTATATTTAAACATCAAGGCAgtcaacacacacagagaaaaaccTTCG AATGTGGATGTGACCAGACTACCAGAAGAAGCCCTGCTGACTGTTCCAGAGCATTTCTGA